A DNA window from Vigna angularis cultivar LongXiaoDou No.4 chromosome 1, ASM1680809v1, whole genome shotgun sequence contains the following coding sequences:
- the LOC128197403 gene encoding protein BIG GRAIN 1-like B, translating to MYALDISHTQHTFAFQNNAKTPSFSSSLLDTIYRSIDEGESTANDMKLHTQTIIRKQSRILVQQDLTAPTIPRSCLVQKGKGSEKPVKAQMERKPKSRLHGHDHDREVMFFSSTSSCSDSSSGLLSSSDTESLYESRSRVSCFAPSRPKPLMTSASNGERLIKPKSRALKMYNNLKKVKQPISPGGKLSTFLSSLLGNGKKAKHSNIQSSCVIYKVSRVLKGERGGDV from the coding sequence ATGTACGCCCTCGACATTTCACACACACAACACACCTTCGCCTTCCAAAACAACGCTAAAACCCCCTCCTTCTCCTCCTCTCTCCTCGACACCATCTACCGCTCCATCGACGAAGGAGAGAGCACCGCCAACGACATGAAACTCCACACCCAGACAATCATCAGGAAACAGAGCAGAATCCTCGTCCAACAAGATTTAACGGCGCCCACCATTCCCCGTTCTTGTTTAGTGCAAAAAGGGAAGGGAAGCGAGAAACCTGTGAAAGCACAGATGGAGAGAAAACCAAAATCGCGTTTGCATGGTCACGATCACGACCGGGAGGTGATGTTCTTCAGTTCGACTTCGAGTTGCTCGGATTCCAGCTCTGGATTACTGTCTTCCTCCGACACTGAATCCCTATACGAATCGAGGTCGCGAGTTTCGTGTTTTGCTCCTTCGAGACCCAAGCCATTGATGACGTCGGCGAGCAATGGAGAGCGTCTTATAAAGCCAAAATCAAGGGCGTTGAAGATGTACAACAATCTGAAGAAAGTGAAGCAACCCATCTCTCCGGGGGGGAAGCTGAGTACTTTTCTCAGCTCTCTGTTGGGGAACGGGAAGAAAGCCAAACATTCAAACATTCAGAGTAGCTGTGTGATTTATAAAGTGAGTAGGGTTCTAAAAGGAGAGAGAGGTGGGGATGTGTAA
- the LOC108322649 gene encoding probable disease resistance protein At5g66900: MAMILDAVVGRVLDELLSTVIAMKDRAVKFRATLENLHSILKKVEPMAREIDGLNKRLDKPATETQTLIDEMEKGKELVIECSKVDWWNCCYKASSQEKLQDLIDSITLYFQLDMQGNINVIVLENQMLLHQIHEKLVENVPRRIAGLCSPPEPPAFTVGLDVHLRALKFKLLKNHHVGSVLTVTGTGGSGKSTLAKKFCSDEEVKGEFKDNIFFISLAEVPKLSTIVERLFEHNGYEKPQFQSDEGAVDRLENLLKQIGKNPILLVLDGVLPESASLVEKFVFQIPNYKILVTSRFTIKGFGQPYVLKSLNEADALNLFRHYASLDQTSSTIPDTIVKKIAKGCSGSPLALIVTGKSLSLEEPVVWHNRARTLSRGQSVLSYSSSSDGLLTCLQKCFDDLDAKLAESFMDLSLFPEAQKIPAAALVDIYAEQRDEDDDIAMENIHKLVKRNVADLVVTRNTTSGTVDYNYHYVTQHGLLRDLAIHQTRNLPTEKKHRLIIDLRGNNIPKWWTTQNEYHIAAHSLSISTDEEFTSEWCNLQPSEVKVLVMNLREKKRSLPPFMKKMNKLKVLTITNYDVNRAELENLELLDYLSDLKRIRLEKVSIPFLSKTGVPLKNLHKFSFFMCNVNEAFKNSTIKVSDVLPNLKEMNIDYCDMEELPAGLSDTVSLKKLSITNCHKLSKLPTGIGKLVNLESLRLTSCTKLEELPDSITSLHKLNFLDISDCVSLRTLPENMGELGSLESLNCRGCNRLSELPYSVTDLESLRVVVCDEETAALWEPIISMFSDLKLEVVLTDFKLDALL, encoded by the exons ATGGCTATGATTCTGGATGCTGTTGTTGGACGAGTGCTTGATGAACTGCTGAGCACTGTTATTGCAATGAAAGACAGGGCAGTGAAGTTCAGAGCCACCCTGGAAAATTTGCATTCTATCCTCAAAAAAGTAGAACCGATGGCTAGGGAGATAGATGGTCTTAACAAGCGATTGGATAAACCAGCTACAGAAACGCAGACGCTGATCGATGAGATGGAGAAGGGGAAGGAGCTTGTTATTGAGTGCTCCAAAGTTGATTGGTGGAATTGCTGTTATAAGGCCAGTTCCCAAGAGAAACTTCAAGACTTGATCGATTCTATTACTCTGTACTTTCAATTGGATATGCAAGGAAATATAAATGTCATTGTGCTGGAGAACCAGATGCTGCTGCATCAGATTCACGAGAAGCTTGTGGAGAATGTTCCGAGAAGGATTGCAGGCTTGTGCTCCCCACCTGAACCCCCAGCTTTCACTGTTGGGCTGGATGTTCATTTGAGGGCGTTGAAGTTCAAGTTGCTGAAGAATCATCATGTGGGGTCAGTGCTCACAGTAACTGGAACAGGAGGTTCGGGAAAGTCAACGTTGGCCAAGAAGTTTTGTTCTGATGAGGAAGTTAAAG GTGAATTCAAGGACAACATATTCTTCATCTCCTTAGCGGAAGTGCCCAAGTTGAGCACCATAGTGGAGAGACTGTTTGAACACAATGGTTACGAGAAGCCACAGTTTCAAAGTGATGAGGGTGCAGTTGATCGATTGGAAAATTTGCTAAAACAGATTGGAAAAAACCCCATATTGTTGGTCTTGGACGGTGTTTTGCCAGAGTCAGCATCTCTAGTTGAGAAATTCGTGTTTCAGATCCCAAACTACAAGATTTTAGTGACATCAAGATTCACAATTAAAGGATTTGGGCAGCCATACGTGTTGAAATCACTGAATGAAGCTGATGCTTTAAACTTATTTCGCCACTATGCATCCCTGGACCAGACCAGCTCTACGATTCCCGATACTATTGTGAAGAAG ATAGCAAAAGGGTGCAGTGGTTCTCCCTTGGCACTTATAGTAACCGGAAAATCTTTAAGTCTTGAAGAACCAGTGGTTTGGCACAACAGGGCGAGGACATTGTCGAGGGGTCAATCTGTTCTTTCTTATAGTTCTAGTAGCGATGGGCTTCTTACTTGCCTCCAAAAATGCTTTGATGACTTGGATGCTAAGCTTGCTGAGAGTTTTATGGACCTGAGCTTATTTCCTGAAGCACAGAAGATACCCGCAGCAGCACTTGTTGATATTTATGCAGAACAGCGCGATGAAGACGATGACATTGCAATGGAGAATATCCATAAACTCGTCAAAAGGAACGTGGCTGATCTTGTTGTCACAAG GAATACTACGAGTGGAACAGTTGACTACAATTACCACTATGTTACGCAGCATGGTCTTCTTCGGGACCTAGCCATCCATCAAACAAGAAATTTGCCGACTGAGAAGAAGCATAGGCTAATAATTGACCTCAGAGGGAACAATATCCCCAAATGGTGGACTACACAGAATGAGTATCACATTGCAGCCCACTCATTATCCATATCAACTG ATGAAGAATTCACTTCAGAGTGGTGCAACTTGCAGCCAAGTGAGGTCAAGGTTCTAGTGATGAACCTTAGAGAAAAAAAGCGCTCTCTACCACCGTTcatgaagaaaatgaataaattaaaagtcCTGACAATAACGAATTATGACGTCAATCGTGCTGAGTTGGAGAATTTAGAGCTGCTTGATTATCTTTCTGATCTCAAAAGAATCAGGTTAGAGAAGGTTTCAATTCCTTTCCTTAGCAAGACTGGAGTGCCACTGAAGAATCTGCACAAGTTCTCTTTCTTTATGTGCAATGTGAACGAAGCCTTCAAAAACAGCACCATCAAAGTTTCTGATGTGCTTCCAAATTTGAAGGAGATGAACATTGATTACTGTGATATGGAGGAATTGCCGGCTGGACTCTCCGATACTGTTTCCCTAAAGAAGCTAAGCATCACAAACTGCCATAAACTTTCAAAACTTCCTACAGGAATTGGAAAGTTGGTGAATTTGGAATCATTGAGGCTTACTTCTTGTACCAAATTAGAAGAGTTGCCAGACAGCATCACAAGCCTTCATAAACTGAACTTTCTTGACATTTCTGACTGTGTAAGTCTTAGGACGTTACCAGAAAACATGGGGGAGCTGGGTAGTTTAGAAAGTTTGAATTGCAGAGGTTGCAACAGATTGTCTGAATTGCCATACTCAGTGACGGACCTTGAGAGCTTAAGAGTGGTAGTATGCGATGAAGAGACGGCTGCATTATGGGAACCTATCATATCCATGTTTAGTGATCTAAAGCTAGAGGTAGTCCTAACTGATTTCAAACTAGATGCTCTTTTATAA
- the LOC108322650 gene encoding probable disease resistance protein At5g66890, whose product MAMVLDAVVGQVLDELLSTVIAMKDRAVKFRATLEKLHSTLEKVEPKARQIYALNKRLDKPAEESQKLIDEMQKGKELVIECSKVDWWNCCYKASSQEKLQDLIDSITLYFQLDMQGNINVIVLENQHLLKKLVESVPRRIEGLCSPPEPPAFTVGLDVHLGALKFKLLENHHEGSVLTVTGAGGSGKSTLAKKFCSDEEVKGKFKDNIFFISLVESPKLSTIVERLFEHNGYEKPQFQSDEGAVYRLENLLKQIGKQSILLVLDGVLPESASLVEKFVFQIPNYKILVTSRFTIKGFGQPIVLKSLNEADALHLFRHSASLDQTSSNIPDTIVQKIAKGCSGSPLALIVTGKSLSLEEPVVWHNRARILSRGHSVLYYSSSSDGLLTCLQKSFDDLDAKLAESFMDLSLFPEAQKIPAAALVDIYAEQRDEDDDIAMENIHDLVKRNVADLVVTRDTTSGTVDYNYHYVTQHGLLRDLAIHQTRNLPTEKKHRLIIDLRGNNIPKWWTTQNEYHIAAHSLSISTDEEFTSEWCNLQPNEVKVLVMNLREKKRSLPPFMKKMNKLKVLTITNYDVNRAELENLELLDYLSDLKRIRLEKVSIPFLSKTGVPLKNLHKFSFFMCNVNEAFKNNTIKVSDVLPNLKEMNIDYCDMEELPAGLSDTVSLKKLSITNCHKLSKLPTGIGKLVNLESLRLTSCTKLEELPDSITSLHKLNFLDISDCVSLRMLPENIGELGSLERLNCRGCNRLSELPYSVTDLESLRVVVCDEERAALWEPIRSMFSDLKLEVVLTDFKLDPLL is encoded by the exons ATGGCTATGGTTCTGGATGCTGTTGTTGGACAAGTGCTTGATGAACTGCTGAGCACTGTTATTGCAATGAAAGACAGGGCAGTGAAGTTCAGAGCCACCCTGGAAAAGTTGCATTCCACCCTCGAAAAAGTAGAACCGAAGGCTAGGCAGATATATGCTCTTAACAAGCGATTGGATAAACCAGCTGAAGAATCGCAGAAGCTGATCGATGAGATGCAGAAGGGGAAGGAGCTTGTTATTGAGTGCTCCAAAGTTGATTGGTGGAATTGCTGTTATAAGGCCAGTTCCCAAGAGAAACTTCAAGACTTGATCGATTCTATTACTCTGTACTTTCAATTGGATATGCAAGGAAATATAAATGTCATTGTATTGGAGAACCAGCACCTGCTGAAGAAGCTTGTGGAGAGTGTTCCGAGAAGGATTGAAGGCTTGTGCTCTCCACCTGAACCCCCAGCTTTCACTGTTGGGCTGGATGTTCATTTGGGGGCGTTGAAGTTCAAGTTGCTGGAGAATCATCATGAGGGGTCGGTGCTCACGGTAACTGGAGCAGGAGGTTCGGGAAAGTCAACGTTGGCCAAGAAGTTTTGTTCTGATGAGGAAGTTAAAG GTAAATTCAAGGACAACATATTCTTCATCTCCTTAGTGGAATCGCCCAAGTTGAGCACCATAGTGGAGAGACTGTTTGAACACAATGGTTACGAGAAGCCACAGTTTCAAAGTGATGAGGGTGCAGTTTATCGATTGGAAAATTTGCTAAAACAGATTGGAAAACAATCCATATTATTGGTCCTGGACGGTGTTTTGCCAGAGTCAGCATCCCTAGTTGAGAAATTCGTGTTTCAGATCCCAAACTACAAGATTTTAGTGACATCAAGATTTACAATTAAAGGATTTGGGCAGCCAATCGTGTTGAAATCACTGAATGAAGCTGATGCTTTACACTTATTTCGCCACTCTGCATCCCTGGACCAGACCAGCTCTAATATTCCCGATACTATTGTGCAGAAG ATAGCAAAAGGGTGCAGTGGTTCTCCCTTGGCACTTATAGTAACTGGAAAATCTTTAAGTCTTGAAGAACCAGTGGTTTGGCACAACAGGGCGAGGATATTGTCGAGGGGTCACTCTGTTCTTTATTATAGTTCTAGTAGCGATGGGCTTCTTACTTGCCTCCAAAAAAGCTTTGATGACTTGGATGCTAAGCTTGCTGAGAGTTTTATGGACCTGAGCTTATTTCCTGAAGCACAGAAGATACCCGCAGCAGCACTTGTTGATATTTACGCAGAACAGCGTGATGAAGACGATGACATTGCAATGGAGAATATCCATGACCTCGTCAAAAGGAACGTGGCTGATCTTGTTGTCACAAG GGATACTACGAGTGGCACAGTTGACTACAATTACCATTATGTTACGCAGCATGGTCTTCTTCGGGACCTAGCCATCCATCAAACAAGAAATTTGCCGACTGAGAAGAAGCATAGGCTAATAATTGACCTCAGAGGGAACAATATCCCCAAATGGTGGACTACACAGAATGAGTATCACATTGCAGCCCACTCATTATCCATATCAACTG ATGAAGAATTCACTTCAGAGTGGTGCAACTTGCAGCCAAATGAGGTCAAGGTTCTAGTGATGAACCTTAGAGAAAAAAAGCGCTCTCTACCACCGTTcatgaagaaaatgaataaattaaaagtcCTGACAATAACGAATTATGACGTCAATCGTGCTGAGTTGGAGAATTTAGAGCTGCTTGATTATCTTTCTGATCTCAAAAGAATCAGGTTAGAGAAGGTTTCAATTCCTTTCCTTAGCAAGACTGGAGTGCCACTGAAGAATCTGCACAAGTTCTCTTTCTTTATGTGCAATGTGAACGAAGCCTTCAAAAACAACACCATCAAAGTTTCTGATGTGCTTCCAAATTTGAAGGAGATGAACATTGATTACTGTGATATGGAGGAATTGCCGGCTGGACTCTCCGATACTGTTTCCCTAAAGAAGCTAAGCATCACAAACTGCCATAAACTTTCAAAACTTCCTACAGGAATTGGAAAGTTGGTGAATTTGGAATCATTGAGGCTTACTTCTTGTACCAAATTAGAAGAGTTGCCAGACAGCATCACAAGCCTTCATAAACTGAACTTTCTTGACATTTCTGACTGTGTAAGTCTTAGGATGTTACCAGAAAACATAGGGGAGCTGGGTAGTTTAGAAAGGTTGAATTGCAGAGGTTGCAACAGATTGTCTGAATTGCCATACTCAGTGACGGACCTTGAGAGCTTAAGAGTGGTAGTATGCGATGAAGAGAGGGCTGCATTATGGGAACCTATCAGATCCATGTTTAGTGATCTAAAGCTAGAGGTAGTCCTAACTGATTTCAAACTAGATCCTCTTTTATAA
- the LOC108322659 gene encoding L-ascorbate oxidase homolog codes for MGSTCLLHLLRGVVLALLSVCLVQGEDSYKYYTWTVTYGTLSPLGSPQQVILINGQFPGPQLDLVTNDNVVLNLVNKLDEPFLLTWNGIKQRKNSWQDGVLGTNCPVSPNSNYTYKFQAKDQIGTFTYFPSTSLHKAAGGFGGLNVYHRSVIPVPYPYPDGDFTLLIGDWYKTNHKALRETLDSGKSLAFPDGLLINGQAHTTVNGDQGKTYMFRISNVGMSTSINFRIQGHTLKLVEIEGSHIVQNVYDTLDVHVGQSATVLVTLNQPPKDYYIVASTRFSRKIFTATAVLHYSNSNSPASGPLPSPPIHQYHWSVKQARTYRWNLTANAARPNPQGSYHYGKITPTKTIVLSNSASLINGKLRYTVNRVSYVNPDTPLKLADYFNIPGIYSVGSLQSLPSDNTPLSVATSVVPTSLHDFIEVVFQNNENTMQSWHLDGYDFWVVGYGFGQWTPAKRRTYNLVDALTRHTAQVYPMGWTSILVSLDNQGMWNLRSAMWERQYLGQQLYLRVWTSERSLHNEYDIPNNVLLCGKAVGHNNDP; via the exons ATGGGAAGCACTTGTTTGCTCCATCTGTTGCGTGGTGTTGTTCTGGCTCTGCTGAGTGTGTGTCTTGTACAAGGAGAAGattcatataaatattacacGTGGACCGTGACATATGGAACTCTTTCTCCCCTAGGTAGTCCTCAGCAG GTCATTCTGATCAATGGTCAGTTTCCGGGTCCTCAATTGGATTTGGTAACCAATGACAATGTTGTGCTCAACCTTGTCAACAAGTTGGATGAACCATTTCTACTTACAtg GAATGGCATCAAACAAAGGAAAAACTCATGGCAAGATGGGGTCTTGGGAACCAACTGCCCTGTTTCTCCAAACTCAAATTACACGTACAAGTTTCAGGCCAAGGATCAGATTGGAACCTTCACATACTTTCCATCAACTTCACTGCATAAAGCAGCTGGAGGATTTGGAGGACTCAATGTCTACCACAGATCTGTCATCCCAGTTCCTTATCCGTACCCTGATGGAGATTTCACTTTACTCATCGGTGATTGGTACAAGACCAACCACAAG GCATTAAGGGAGACTTTGGATTCTGGAAAATCTCTTGCCTTTCCCGATGGTCTTCTTATCAATGGCCAGGCTCATACTACCGTAAATGGTGACCAGG GAAAGACCTACATGTTTAGGATCTCAAACGTGGGCATGTCAACATCAATAAACTTCAGAATTCAGGGTCATACCCTGAAGCTAGTTGAGATCGAAGGATCACACATTGTCCAGAACGTATACGACACTCTTGATGTGCACGTTGGGCAATCCGCTACTGTGTTGGTAACCTTAAATCAGCCTCCAAAGGACTACTACATTGTTGCATCAACAAGATTTTCCAGAAAAATTTTCACAGCAACGGCAGTCTTACATTATTCAAACTCTAATTCCCCAGCTTCGGGACCCCTGCCTAGTCCCCCCATTCACCAATATCACTGGTCTGTGAAGCAAGCCAGAACTTACAG ATGGAATCTGACAGCAAATGCTGCTAGGCCTAACCCACAAGGGTCGTACCATTACGGAAAAATAACTCCTACAAAGACAATTGTATTGTCCAATTCAGCTTCTTTGATAAATGGAAAACTGCGGTATACTGTGAACAGGGTTTCCTACGTTAACCCTGACACCCCTCTCAAGCTTGCTGATTACTTCAACATTCCCGGAATCTACAGTGTTGGCTCACTCCAAAGCCTTCCTTCTGATAACACTCCCTTATCCGTAGCAACCTCCGTAGTGCCAACTTCTCTCCACGACTTCATTGAGGTCGTTTTTCAGAACAACGAAAACACCATGCAATCTTGGCATCTTGATGGTTATGACTTCTGGGTGGTGGG TTATGGCTTTGGTCAGTGGACGCCAGCCAAGAGAAGAACCTATAATCTAGTTGATGCCCTGACCAGACACACTGCACAG GTGTATCCAATGGGTTGGACAAGCATATTGGTGTCGTTGGACAACCAAGGAATGTGGAATCTGAGGTCTGCAATGTGGGAAAGGCAGTATCTTGGGCAACAGTTATATCTCAGGGTTTGGACTTCTGAACGCAGCCTTCATAATGAATATGATATTCCCAACAATGTGTTGCTTTGTGGCAAAGCTGTCGGACATAACAACGATCCCTAG